GGCCGCGTGGTCGCTCGTGAGCCCGCTGCCGCTCCAGACGTGGTTTCTGGAGGTCGCGCCGGCGATCCTGGGCGGCGCGGCGATCGCCGTGGCGCACTTCCGCTTCGGCTTCGCGTTCACGCGGCTCGTGTGCGTCCTCCTCGCGGCGCACGCCGTGATCCTGATGGTCGGCGGCAAGTACACCTACGCCGCGAACCCGCTGTTCGAGTGGATCAAGGAGGCGCTCGGCCTCGCGCGCAACCACTACGACAGGCTCGGCCACTTCGCGCAGGGGTTCATCCCAGCGCTGGTCGTGCGGGAGATCCTGCTCCGCGCGTCGCCGCTCAAGCCGGGCAAGTGGCTCTTCTTCATCGTTGTGAGCATCTGCCTCGCGGTGAGCGCGTTCTACGAGCTCGTCGAGTGGTGGGTCGCGGTCGGGACGGGAGGCGACGCCCAGACGGCGATCGACTTCCTCGGCTCGCAGGGCGACGTCTGGGACGCGCAGTGGGACATGTGCATGTGCCTGGTGGGCGCGATCGCAGCGCAGCTCCTCCTGGGCCGCCTCCACGACAAAGCGATTACGAGGCGGCTCGGCGAGCGCCGGTAGCGCTACCACGCCCTCGGCTCGAACCCCGCTGAATTGAGGAACACCGCGTCGTCGCCCGCCTGGCCGATGACGAACAGCCCGGCGTTCGCGGCGAACTCGGCCTGTTTCTCCGGGATCACCATCGCCGCCATCGCCCCCAAGACCCGCGCGTCGGCGTAGCGCGGAAACAGCTCCTTGAAGATCGAGAGCCGCTCGAGGTGCTCCTCCACGTCGCGCTGCGACAGCTTCGACTTGACCTCGACCACGACGACATCGGAGTCGTTGACGACGAGCAGATCGACCTGCGCCTTTTTCCCGTTTCGCTCCGCCTCGAGGTCGCGGTGCGTCTCGCGGACATCGACACCGCGGTCGCGGAACAGCCGTACCAGCCCGGGCCGCACGACGCCCTCGACGAACTCGCCGAGGCGGTTGCCGAGCCCGCCGATCTGCCTGCCGAGATCGTTGATCCTCTTGTCGGTTTCCTTGAACAGCTGCTTGATGTCCTCGAACGAGACGGCGCTCTCCATCGCGATCCTCCTCCATGATCATACGACACCACCCCGTGCGGTGCATCAGGGATATCGGACGTTTCCTAGAAAGGTTGCCGGAAATCGACCGGGCCGCCTCAGTTTGCGCCGATGATCTTGAGGAACCCCTGGACGACGGCGGGGTCGAACTGCGAGCCGGACGACCTCCGGATCTCGGCGAGCGCGACCTCGGGGGAGAGCGCGTCGCGGTACGGGCGGCTCGACGTCATGGCGTCGTAGGTGTCCGCGACCGCGATGATCCGCGAGGCGAGCGGGATCTCCTCGGCGCGCCGGCGATCCGGGTAGCCGGTGCCGTCCCAACGCTCGTGGTGGTGGCGGACGTAGGTCTTGATCTCGCCCAGGAACTTGAGCGGCGTCAGGATCGAGTTGCCGTACGCCGGGTGCTGCTCGATGATGGCGCGCTCCTCCGGCGTGAGCTTCCGCGGGGCGAGGAGCACCTCGTCGCGGATGCCGATCTTGCCGATGTCGTGGAGCAGCGCCGCGTTGTAGATCGTGTCGACGTCGCTCGCCGGCAGGGAGAGCTCGGTCGCGATGTTCCGCGAGATGCCGGCCACCCGCTCCGAGTGGCCGCGCGTGTAGTCGTCGCGCGCCTCGAGCGCCTGCGCGAGCGACTTGAGCGTCTCGTAGTAGACCCGCTGCGTCGTCTCGAACAGTCGCGCGTTCTCGATGGCGATGGCGGCCTGCGAGGCCATCGTCTCGAGCATCTGGCGCTCGTCGTCGCCGAGCACCGCCTTGGCCTCGCGGACGAGCTCGAAGATGCCGATGGTGCGGTTGCCGATCGTCAGCGGGAGATCGACGACCGAGCGGATCCCCGAGCCCTCGGCCTGCCGCCCGGCCTCGGCGCGCGTCGAGAGTTCCTTGGTCTCGTCGTCGATGAGCCGGATCGCGCCGGCCGTGCACCCGACGATGCGCGAGGTCATCGCGAGGATCGAATGGAGCGTCGTGTCGAGATCGAGGCTCGCGGTGATCGCGCGCCCGGCCTCGTGCAGCGCGGTGAGCTGCTGGATCTGCGACTCGAGGTTCTCGTTCGCCTCGGCGATCTGGGCCGCGTAGTTCTCGAGCTCGTTGTTGAGCCGCTTCATCTCGGCGACGTTCTCGCCGAGCTGGCAGTTCGCCTCCTCGAGCCCCTTGATGAGCCGCGCGTTGTGGATCGAGATCGCCGCCTGCGACGCGAACGACTGGAACAGCTCGAGGTCGTTTTCGTCGAACGCGAACGGGCGCGGGCTCTCCGTGTCGAGGACGCCTATCACCTCGTCGAACAGCACGAGCGGGGCCGCCATCTCCGAGGCGCGCCGGTCCTGGCCCGGGACCGGGATGTAGTCCGGCGAGGCGGAGGTGTCGAGGACGAGCACCGGCTCTCCTTTCGAGGCCGCGCGCCCGGTGACCCCGCTGCCGAAAGGGACGCGCGTGCCGAGCGCGTCGCCGTAGCCGACCGCCGCGTGCAGCACGAGGTCGCCGGTCTCGGCCGGGTCCACGAGCAGGAGCGCGCACTGCGAGAGCGAGAGCGCCTCGCAGGCGTTCCGCAGGATCGCGTCGATCACCTCGTTGGGATCGTGGATGGTGTTCATGGCGCGCGACGCCTTGTTCAGGGCGTCGAGGCGCAGCCCGCGCAGCTCGAGATCGCGGATGAGCCGCGAGTTCTTGATCGCCGTCGCGGCCTGCGAGCCGAACACGCGGAAGAGCTGCAGGGCGTCCTCGTCGAAGGCGTTGGGCTCCATCGCCTCCGCGTCGATGATGCCGATGGTCTCGCCGTCGAGCACGAGCGGGACCGCCATCTCGCACCGCGCCCCCGGCGTGCCGGGGATGTAGTCGGTCCGCGCCGCGATGTCCGGGATGATGTCGGCCTTGCCGGTCACGAACATCGCGCCCACGAACCCCTCGCCGATCGGGATGCGCATCCCCTCCACGTCGCCGTGGTTGATCGCCTTGCGCACCGTGAGGTGCCCGGGATCGCCGTTCGGCGTGAGGACCGCGACCGAGTGCAGCCCGAGCGCCTTCTGCGCGAGCTTCAGGATGGACTCGAGCACGTGCTCCGGCTCCTCGAGGGTGTTGAGCGAGCAGGCGGCCCTGTGGATCAGGGTCAGCCGGCGCGCCTTGTCCTCGAGCGCGTGGATCATGCTGGCCTTCTTGAACGCCGTCGCGACCTGGGACCCGAAGATGCGGAACAGGTCGAGATCTCCCTCGTTGAACGCGTAGGGCTCCATCGCCTCGGCGTCCAGGATTCCGATGGTCTCGCCGTCGAGCACGAGCGGGACGGCCATCTCGCACCGCGCGCCCGGCGTGCCGTCGACGTACCCAGGCTGCGCGGCGATGTCGGGGATGACCCCGGCCTTGCCGGTCACGAACATCGTGCCGCAGAAGCCAGAGCCTATCGGGAGGCGCAGCCCCTCCACGTCGCCGTGATCGAGCGCCTTGCGCACGACGAGCGACTCTCCCGCGCGGTCCGGGATGACGATCGCCACCGCCTGGATGCCGAGCGCCTTCTGCGCGAGCTTCAGGATCGACTCGAGCATCTCCTCCGGGTCGTCGATGGCGTTGACGGAGCATGCGGCGCGGTGGATCAGCGTGAGGCGGCGGCTGCGCTCCGCGAGCTCGGTCCGTTGCCCCGCGGCGCGGACGGCCGACGCGACCTGGGACGCGAGCATCCCGAGGATCTCGGCGTCGGCCTGGGTCAGGATCTCGTCGCCGGCGGTCTCGGCGTTGAGCACGCCGATGACCTCGTCTTCGACGCGGAGCGGCACCGCGACGTTCGACCGCGCGTCCTTGAGCCCGGTCACGTAGCGGGGATCGGTGCGCACGTCGGACACGAGGACGGTGCTGCCCGTGCCGTACGCCTCGCCGCAGAGGGATCCCTCGATCGGGATCTGCCGGCCCGCCGTCTCCTCGCCGTAGCCGACGCAGCCCGCGACGCGCAGGTGCATCCCGGAGGGGGCGGGGAGCAGCACCGCGATCTGCTGGAAGCCGAGCGCCTGCTGGGCCAGCTGGAGGATCTCGGCGAGGAGGGTGTCGAGGTCGAGGATCGACGTGAGCTTCTCCGAGGTCCGCGCGAGGAGCTTCAGGCGGCCCGCCAGGCGGTCCGTCTCCCGCGTCGACGTCTCGAGGGCGTCGCGCACGCGCGCGTTGCCGATGGCTGTCGCCGTCTGGTCCGCGAAGATCGACGCGTGGAGGAGATCCGTCTCGCCGAACCTCGCGACGTCGCGGTGCTCGGCGTTGAGCACGCCTATCACCTCGTCGCGGAACACGAGCGGCACCGCCATCTCCGAGCGGCAGCCGGACAGCCCCGCCACGTAGTCGGGGATCGTCTGCACGTCGTCGATGACGACCGGCTTCCTCTCCTCCGCGACGCGCCCTGTGACCCCTGTGCCGCGGCGCACGGAGAGGCCGATCACGTCGCGGTCGTAGCCGCGGGCCGCGACCACGACGACGTTCTCCTTCTTCTCGTCCCAGAGCTGGACGGCGACCGTGTCGAGGTGGAGCGCCTCGTGCACCGACTCGACGACCCGATCGAGCAGCCGCTCGAGGTTCGTCTCCTGGGCGAGCCCCTGGCCGATGCGGGCGATCGACACGAGCCGGCGCGCCCGCTCCTCGAGATCCGCCATGAGCCGCAGGTTGCGGATGGCGGTCACGACCTGCTCGGCGAACGTCGAGAACATCGCCTGATCCGCGGTCGAGAACCTGTGCTCGCGGCTCTCCATGTCGAGCACGCCGATCGTCTCGCCCCCGGTCCGCAGCGGCACCGCGATCTCGGAGACGGCGTCCGTGACGCCGCGGATGTACCGCGGGTCGTTCACCGTCTCGGTGACGAGCTGGGGCTCGCCGGTCTGGAGCGCGTACCCGGTCACGCCCTCGCCGGGCGCGACCCTGAAGCTGCGCACGACGTCGGGATCGTAGCCGCGGGAGGCGGCGACGGTCAGCGAGCCGTCCCGGGGATCCTGGAGCAGGATCGCCGCGGTCTGGTTCTGGAAGATGGACTCGATGAGATCGAACACGCGTTCGTAGAGGGCGCTCGGGACCTGCACTTCGCCGAGCTGCTTTCCGGCGTCCGCGAGCTTGGTGAGCTGTTCCAGGAGGTGAATCATGCGGAGCACAATACCATCTCCGGAATCGGTCGCCTAGCCGTCGGCGAGACCGTCGGCGAGGCCGGCGAGCCTCGCCGCCGCGGTCCTGAAGCCCTCGACCATCCGCGCGATCACCATGGCCGCAGTCGGGAGATCCTCGATTCGGAAGGCCGCCTGCCCGATCTCGAGCTCGCCCTCGTCGAGCTCGCCCTCGAAGATCCCCCTGCGCGCGCGGCCCTCGCCGCGGATCGAGAGGAGCTCCTCTGGGCTCGCCCCGCTCGCCTCGGCCTCGAGGGCGCGGCGGACATAGGCGTTCGCGAGCGCCCGCGTCGGCATGGCGCGGCGGAGGCAGAGCGCGGCGTCCGTCTCGCCTGCCGCGATCACCGCCGACTTGTACGCCGCCGAGGCCGACGACTCGACGGTGACCGCGAAGCGGGACCCCACCTGGACCCCCTCCGCGCCGAGCGCGAGCGCCGCGGCCAGGCCCGCGCCGTCCGCGATCCCGCCGGCCGCGATCGTCGGGATGCGCACCGCCGCGGCGACGGACGGCCAGAGCACCGTGCTCGCCACCTCCTCGAACCCGTTGTGGCCCCCGGCCTCGGTCCCCTCGGCCACGACCGCGTCGCAGCCCGCGTCCTCGGCCTTGCGCGCGAGCGCCGCGGACGGCACGACGTGTACGACGGTCGCGCCCGCCGCCTTCAGGGCGGGGGTGAGCCGCTTCGGGCTTCCCGCGGACGTGAAGAAGATGCGGACGCCCGCCGAGAGGGCGGCTTCGACGTGCCGCTCGGCGCGCCGGCCGTTGACCGGCACGTTCACGCCGACGGGGAAGGCGGTGGCGGCGCGCGCCTTGGCGAGGTGCTCCACGAGGAGATCGGGGGACATGGAACCCGCGCCGATCAAGCCGAGGCCGCCCGCTTCGGAGACCGCCGCCGCGAGGCGCCAGCCGGCGGCCCAGATCATCCCGCCCTGGACGATCGGGTAGCGCACGCCGAGGAGCGCGGTCACCCGTGTGCGGATCGCGTCCACCGCGCGCCCCTCGCGGCCTAGGCGCCGTCGAGACCGGCGCGCTCCTTGGCCGAGAGCCACGCGCCCGGATCCTCGAGGTAGGAGATCGAGTCGCGCACGGAGAGGAGGTGCTCCCGCTCGATCCCGGCGAGGATCCCGAAGAACGAGGCCTCCCGCGGGTTCGCGCACGCGGCGGACAGATCCTGGTACAGCGCGGAGCCCGCCGCCTCGAACGACTCGGCCCTCCGGAGCGCGGACATGTCGTCGGCGTCGTGCGCCGCGACCTCCGCAGTGTCACGCGCGACGGCGGAGAGCCGCTGCCGCACGTCCGTCCCCGCGACCTCGAGCGGGACGCTCTCGGGCCAGGAGCCGTCGCTCTTCAGCTTCTGGTACAGCACGGCGAGCCGCCGCTTGTGCTCGTCCTCGTCCGCCGCGAGCGCCTCGAAGAGGACCCGCGCGACGACGTTGCGCGTGCGCCGGGCCTGCTCGAGGTAGAAGTGCTTCTCGGCCTGCTCGTTCTTCATCGCGAGCTCGATCGACGACATCCTGTCCATGAATGACCTCCTCTGTGCCCGTGCGCGGCGCACGATCGTGATTGAGCCGCCTGTCGTCTTTCGCCTTGCCGCAGGACCCCGCGCTCCCTCGTCAGCGGTCCAGCTTCGCCTCGATGCGCGCCATGATCTCGACCAGCGTGTCCAGCTTGGCCGCGATCGCGTCGATGCGCGTCTCCAGGAGCACGGAGGGATCCTTCTCGATCTCCGACACGACGGACTGGAGCTCCATGCTGAGGCGTTCCGGCGGGTCGGACTTGGTGCGCGTGTCCCCGTAGTACTTCCGCAGCGACTTGCGCAGCCGGAACTCGGGCGCGATGAGCGGCATCACCGTGAGGCCGGTCAGCCGCTCCACGGCGTCGAGCGCCTTCTGGTCGAACGGATCGGCCATGGCGAGGTAGAGGAGCTCGCCGGACCTTCGGATCGGGACGACGGAGTGCTCGATCGCCGCGTGGCGCGGCACGAGATCGAGGATCTCCTGCGGGACGAACAGGCCGTGGATGTTGACGCACGGCAGGTTCGTCTGCTTGGAGAGGAACGCGGCGAGCACGGCCTCGTCGATGAACCCGAGGTGCACGAGCGCGCTCCCGAGCCGCTCGCCCGTCGAGGACTGCTCCTGCAGCGCCACGCGCAGCTGGATCCCGTCAATCAGGTTCGCGTCGAGAAGCAGATCTCCCAGGCGCTTCGCAGGCTCGGCCATCGGTCGTGACCTCCGTTTGCAGCGACGACAGGTCAACACAATAGCACAAGAACGGACCGGGTGTACCAGGTGCCCGACTCGATGTTATTGTCGCTGCCGAAACGAGGGTATGAAGAAGGAGGCGGGGCGATGAGGAATCCGAGGATCGCGCTGACGTTGGCCGCGGCGGCCTGCGTGCTCGGGGCGCTCGTTTGGGCGTGCTCCGGAGGCGAGGACAAGGCCGCGGATGAGGCCGCGAAGGCGGCGGCCGCGAAGGAGCCGGACGCGGCGACCGCGAAGGAGGAGGAGCGAGCGATGAAACCCGAGGTCCCGAAATCGGACATCTCCGGGGAGCTGTTCGAGCCCCCGATCCCCAAGGCCCCCGCCGAGGTGGGCGCGTACTGCGAGAAGTGGCTCGACGCGGCCGTGTCGGCGCGCGACGAGGTCGTCGGCGTCGAGGGGGCGCGGACCGTCGACAACACCCTGATGAAGATGAACGACATCTTCATAGACGTCGAGCACGTGCTGCCGTTCTCGGAGCTCATGGCCAACGTGCACCCGGACGAGAAGGTGCGCACCGCAGAGGAGAAGTGCCAGCAGGAGGCGATGAAGCTCGTCACCGAGATCGGCCTCGATCGCCGGCTCTTCGACGCCCTCCACGCGATGGACACCGGCGGCGCGGATCCGCTGGCGCTCCGCTCCCGCGACCACCTGCTGCGCGACTACCGGCGCTCCGGCGTCGACAAGGACGACCCGACCCGCGCGAAGCTCAAGGCGATCAAGGAGGAGATGGTCAAGGTGGGGCAGGAGTTCTCGCGGCGCGTCCGCGAGGACAAGAAGACCGTGCGGTTCGCGCCCGAGGCGCTCGCGGGGCTGCCCGCGGACTTCCTGAAGGCCCGCGCGCCGGGCAAGGACGGGAAGGTCGCGATCACGACCGAGTACCCGGACTACTTCCCGATCCTGTCGTACGCGGACCAGGAGGCGGTGCGCAAGGAGCTCTACCTCGCCTTCATGACCCGCGCCTACCCGGCGAACGAGAAGATCCTGAAGAAGCTGCTCGGCCTGCGCGCGGAGTACGCGGCGATCCTCGGCTACCCGAGCTGGGCCGAGTACGCGGCCGAGGACAAGATGGTCAAGGACGAGAAGACGATCGCCGAGTTCATCGACCGGGTCGCGGCGATCGCGCGGCCGCGAGTGGAGCGCGATCTCGGCGACATGCTCGCGCGCAAGAAGAAGGACGTGGCGGACGCGGACGCGATCCACGAGTGGGACCGCCTCTACTACACCAAGAAGATCCAGACCGAGCGGTTCGGCGTGGACTCCCAGGAGGTCCGCAAGTACTTCGACTTCGCGAAGGTCCAGGCCGGCGTCCTCGCGGTCGCCGAGGAGCTTTTCGGCGTGCGGTTCGTGAAGGCGGCGGACGCGGCGACGTGGCACGAGGCCGTCGAGGCGTACGACGTCATGAAGGGCGACAAGCGCGTCGGCCGCTTCTACCTGGACATGCACCCGCGCGACGGCAAGTACGGCCACGCCGCGATGTTCCAGATCGTGTCCGGCATCTCCGGGACGCAGCTGCCGACCGCGTCGCTCGTCTGCAACTTCCCGAAGCCGTCCGCGGACGGCCCGGCGCTCATGGAGTACGGCGACGTGACGACGTTCTTCCACGAGTTCGGGCACCTCATGCACCACATCCTCGGCTCCGGCTACAGGTACGCGAACCTCACCGGCCTGAGCTGCGAGTGGGACTTCGTCGAGGCGCCGTCGCAGATCTTCGAGGAGTGGGCGCGCGATCCCTTGGTGCTCGCCCGCTTCACGGCGCACAGCGAGACCGGGGCCCCGATCCCGAAGGAGCTCGTGGAGCAGATGCGCGCGTCGGACGAGTTCGGGAAGGGCGTGAACGTGATGCGGCAGCTGTTCCTCGCCTCGCTGTCGCTCGCGTACCACAACGCGGATCCGGCGAAGCTCGATCTCCTCGAGCTGCTCAAGACCGTCCAGTCGAAGTACAGCCCGTACCCGTACGAGGAGGGCTCCTTCCTGTTCGCGAACTTCACGCACCTCGAGGGGTACGGCTCGATGTACTACACGTACATGTGGTCGCTGAAGCTCTCGAAGGATCTGTTCACGCGGTTCGCCGAGAAGGGGCTGATGGATCCGGGCGTCGCGGCCGACTACGAGAAGTACGTCATCGGGGCGGGCGGCGCGGTGGACGCGGAGCGGATGGTCGAGAACTTCCTCGGCCGGCCGGCCTCGTTCGACGCCTTCGAGAAGTACCTGAAGGAGTAGGGGCGGGGCGCGCCCCGCCCGCCGCGACGACGCGACATGCGATTCCAAGTCCCCATACGGCTGCGCGCGCTCTTCTTCCGCAACTTCGTCGCCGCGGCCGCCGTGCTCCTGCCGTTCAAGGTCGCGCTCGTGCTGAACAACGTCTTCGGCACCGAGGGGTTCGCGCCGGGACCCTCGCTCGCCGCGAAGTCGCTCCTGTTCTACGGCGGCGATCTCCTCGGCGCGGCGCTCGTGGCGGCGCTCGCGGCAGCCGTCTCGTGGCCCCTCGTCGCGCTCGGCAGGGCGCGGTTCGGCCACGCGGCCGCGATCGCGGCGCAGCTGCTCCACGGCGCGCTCGTCGCGGTGAGCTTCTTCACGACGCTGTACATAGGCGGCCCGCTCAACCGCGAGGTGATCGAGCTCTCGTCTCTCGCTAGCGACGCCAACGCCGAGGCAGGGGCGGGCGGGGCGCTGTGGTCGTCCATCGCGCACTACCTCGGGCCGCTCCAGATGGGCGCGGTGCTCGCGGGCTTGGCGCTCCCGCTCGCCGCGTACCTCCTCCAGCCGCGGATCGCCGCGCGGATCGGCCGGCGCGCGAAGCGGGGGCTGCTCGCCGCCGCCGCGATCGAGGCCGCGCTCACGGCGCTGCTCCTCCCGTGGCTCATCAACGGCCACGTCCTGGGCATCCGGCTGCACACGTACGGCCTCGAGCGATCGCCGGGCCTCGTGCTCGCCGGGTCGTACGTCAAGCCGCTCTTCGCGGGCCTCGGGCGCGAAGGCGCGGCGCCCGCGGATCCGTTCACCTTCGACTTCGGGGCGGTCGAGCTCGCGGGCTACCCGGCCGGGCCCAACCCGCTGCGCGGCGCGACCCCGAAACGGACGAACGTCATCCTCATCGCCCTGGAGTCCGTCGGCGCGGCCCACTCGGACTCGGACCCCGGCGTCATGCCGTTCGTCCGGGGCGCGGGCTCGCGGCCCGGGAGCGTGTACCTCGCGCGCCACCACACGGTGTGGCCGCAGACGATGAAGGCGTTCTTCTCGGTGTTCTGCTCCGAGCTGCCGTACCCGTACTACCAGTCGATCACCGCGGTGAACCCGTCGATCCCGTGCGTCAGCCTGTCGGAGGCGCTCCACGCCGAGGGCTACGCGACGGCGCTCATCACGAGCGCCGACTTCTCCTACGACCGGAAGATGCGCTTCTTCCGGCACCGCGCGTTCGATCACGCCGTGGACATGAAGACCCTGCCGGAGCGGGAAGGGGCGTGGGGCGACTCGTGGGGCGTCGAGGAGACGGTCGCGGTGCGGCACATCCTCGACTGGGCCGCAGAGGAGCGGGACGCGCCGTTCTTCGTCTTCTACGAGATGTTCACGGCGCACCACCCGTACAACGCGTGCGCCGAGCACGAGCGGGCCCCGCTCGCCGAGCACCCGGCGTACCTCCGCGCGCTGCGCTACATCGACGATCGGGTGCGCGAGATCGCCGAGGGGCTCGACCGGCTCGGGCTGGCGGACGAGACCCTGCTCGTCGCGTTCGGCGACCACGGGGAGGGGTTCGCGCGGCACCCGGGCGGCAAGAGCCACGGCCCGAAGGTCTGGGACGAGATCGTCCGCGTGCCGGCGATGCTCGAGGGGCCGCAGCTCGAGGGCGTGTCGGGGGAGATCGCGCTGCCCACGTCGCACGTCGATCTCGCGCCGACGATCCTGGGCTTGCTCGGGATCGACGCGCCGTGCACGATGAAGGGGCGCAACCTCGTGGCCTCGGACGAGCCGCGCGTCGTGCTGTTCGGCGGCAGGCCGCCGGGCGCGCAGCGGGGCCTCGTGGACGGCCGGTGGAAGTACATCGAGGAGGAGGACGGGCCGCAGATGCTGTTCGACCTTGCGACCGACGCCGCCGAGCGGGTCAACCGCATCTCCGGGAGGGAGGCGCAGGCGGCTGCGTACCGCGCGCGGCTCGACGCGTGGCGCGCGTTCTCGGAGAACCTGATCGAGAACTACGCCAGCGTGCTCGGCGAGAGCGGCTGCCGGCCGAGGGAGCCGGCGCGGGCGACGAGCGGGGGGGCGCGGTGAGGCGCGCGGCCGCGGCGTTCGCTTTCGGCGCGTTCGTCTCGGCGTGCGCCGGCGGGGACGAGCTGCCGTCGTTCGAGGTCACGAGCCTCGCGTTCGGCGACGGCGAGACGATCCCGGCGAAGCACACCTGCCAGGCGGAGGACCGCTCGCCGCCGCTGCGGTTCGAGGGCGCGCCCGAGGAGACGGCGTCCTACGCGATCGTCATGATCCAGGCGGACGAGGGCGCGGACGCGGTCGCGCGGTGGCTCCTCTGGGGGGTCGCGGCGGAGGCGGCCGGGATTGCCGGGGGCGTCGCGCTCGGCGAGGAGCCGGCCGCGGGCCTGTCGCAGGGGACGAACGACCTCGGCGTCGTCGGCTACTCGGGGCCGTGCCCGGCGGAGGTGGAGGAGGGGGAGCCCGAGGACACGGCGACCCACCGCTACGTCTTCCGGGCGTACGCGCTCTCTCAGCCGCCCGCCGTGGATCCGGGCGCGCTAGCGGGCCAGCTGCTCGCCGCGATCGACGACCTCGTGATCGCGACGGGCTCCCTCGAGGGGGTCTGGGCCGCGGAGTAGGGGGGGCGCCGCGCCTCGAGGGCGCACGGAGCTTGCATTCCAACGCTCAAGTGACTAGGAAGAACCTTCATGAGGGCGCCCGAGAACAATCGCGTCGTGGTGGTCGGCACCGAGGTGTCGACGTCGCTCGGCCACGGGCTCGAGAAGACGTGGCGGCGCGCGGTGAACGGCGAGTCCGGGATCCGCTGGCTGACGCGGTTCGACGCGGGCGACTACCCGGCCAAGGCGGTCGGCGAGATCCCGGACTACGATCCGCTCGCCTACGAGTTCCTCTCCGAGCGCGACGTCTACTTCTGGGACGCGAAGTTCATCCCTTTGACGATGGCGCTCTGCCACGACGTCGCAAAGAAGACCGGGCTCGTGATCGACGCCTCGAACGCGCACCGGGTGGGCGCGCTCATCGGCTCCGCGATCAACGGCAACGACTCCTACGAGCAGAACCTCGAGGGGATTCGCGAGGGCGGGGCGCTCAAGGTCTCGCCGTTCTGCCTGCCGAACATCTGCGCCAACATGCCCGCGGGCAAGGCGTCGATCCTGCTCGGGTTCACGGGGCCCGTGATGGCGCCGGCGACCGCGTGCGCGACGGCGAACCACTGCATCGCCGAGGCGGCCGAGATCATCCAGCGCGGCGACGCGGACGTCATGTTCGCGGGCGGCGCCGAGATGCCGCTCCTGCCGGCGATCCTCTACGGCTTCGGCAACATGCGGGCGCTCCTGATGTCCGAGAAGGGCGATCGCTCGCTCGAGAACCCGGCCGCCGCGAGCCGCCCGTACAGCGGGGATCGGCGCGGCTTCGTGCTCGCGGAGGGCGCCGGGATCGTCCTGCTCGCGTCGCTCGCCTACGCCGAGCGGAGGGGGCTCCCGATCCTCGCCGAGGTGATCGGCCAGCACATGAACTCGGACGCGTACCACTACACGAATCCCAAGGTGGAGACGATCACCGCCTGCGTGCGCGGCGCGATCGAGGACGCCGGGGTCGCGGTCGACGAGGTCGGCTACATCAACGGCCACGGCACCTCGACGAAGGTCGGCGACAAGACGGAGATCGCGTGCCTGCGCACCGTGTTCGGCGACGCGCTGCGGAAGATCCCGATCTCCTCGAACAAGTCGCAGTTCGGCCACTCGCTCGCGGCGTCCGCGGCGCTCGAGGCCGCGATGACCGTGCGCGGGCTCGTCGAAGGGATCATCCTGCCGACGCTCAACCTCCGCGTGGACCCCGACTTCGCGGACCTCGACCTCGTCCCGGAGACCGCGCGCCGCGCGCCGCACGACATCGCGATCTCGACCTCCTTCGGCTTCGGCGGCCCGAACTGCTGCGTCGTGTTCAAG
This genomic stretch from Pseudomonadota bacterium harbors:
- a CDS encoding Zn-dependent oligopeptidase, whose product is MRNPRIALTLAAAACVLGALVWACSGGEDKAADEAAKAAAAKEPDAATAKEEERAMKPEVPKSDISGELFEPPIPKAPAEVGAYCEKWLDAAVSARDEVVGVEGARTVDNTLMKMNDIFIDVEHVLPFSELMANVHPDEKVRTAEEKCQQEAMKLVTEIGLDRRLFDALHAMDTGGADPLALRSRDHLLRDYRRSGVDKDDPTRAKLKAIKEEMVKVGQEFSRRVREDKKTVRFAPEALAGLPADFLKARAPGKDGKVAITTEYPDYFPILSYADQEAVRKELYLAFMTRAYPANEKILKKLLGLRAEYAAILGYPSWAEYAAEDKMVKDEKTIAEFIDRVAAIARPRVERDLGDMLARKKKDVADADAIHEWDRLYYTKKIQTERFGVDSQEVRKYFDFAKVQAGVLAVAEELFGVRFVKAADAATWHEAVEAYDVMKGDKRVGRFYLDMHPRDGKYGHAAMFQIVSGISGTQLPTASLVCNFPKPSADGPALMEYGDVTTFFHEFGHLMHHILGSGYRYANLTGLSCEWDFVEAPSQIFEEWARDPLVLARFTAHSETGAPIPKELVEQMRASDEFGKGVNVMRQLFLASLSLAYHNADPAKLDLLELLKTVQSKYSPYPYEEGSFLFANFTHLEGYGSMYYTYMWSLKLSKDLFTRFAEKGLMDPGVAADYEKYVIGAGGAVDAERMVENFLGRPASFDAFEKYLKE
- a CDS encoding sulfatase-like hydrolase/transferase, translating into MRFQVPIRLRALFFRNFVAAAAVLLPFKVALVLNNVFGTEGFAPGPSLAAKSLLFYGGDLLGAALVAALAAAVSWPLVALGRARFGHAAAIAAQLLHGALVAVSFFTTLYIGGPLNREVIELSSLASDANAEAGAGGALWSSIAHYLGPLQMGAVLAGLALPLAAYLLQPRIAARIGRRAKRGLLAAAAIEAALTALLLPWLINGHVLGIRLHTYGLERSPGLVLAGSYVKPLFAGLGREGAAPADPFTFDFGAVELAGYPAGPNPLRGATPKRTNVILIALESVGAAHSDSDPGVMPFVRGAGSRPGSVYLARHHTVWPQTMKAFFSVFCSELPYPYYQSITAVNPSIPCVSLSEALHAEGYATALITSADFSYDRKMRFFRHRAFDHAVDMKTLPEREGAWGDSWGVEETVAVRHILDWAAEERDAPFFVFYEMFTAHHPYNACAEHERAPLAEHPAYLRALRYIDDRVREIAEGLDRLGLADETLLVAFGDHGEGFARHPGGKSHGPKVWDEIVRVPAMLEGPQLEGVSGEIALPTSHVDLAPTILGLLGIDAPCTMKGRNLVASDEPRVVLFGGRPPGAQRGLVDGRWKYIEEEDGPQMLFDLATDAAERVNRISGREAQAAAYRARLDAWRAFSENLIENYASVLGESGCRPREPARATSGGAR
- a CDS encoding YbhB/YbcL family Raf kinase inhibitor-like protein, which codes for MRRAAAAFAFGAFVSACAGGDELPSFEVTSLAFGDGETIPAKHTCQAEDRSPPLRFEGAPEETASYAIVMIQADEGADAVARWLLWGVAAEAAGIAGGVALGEEPAAGLSQGTNDLGVVGYSGPCPAEVEEGEPEDTATHRYVFRAYALSQPPAVDPGALAGQLLAAIDDLVIATGSLEGVWAAE
- a CDS encoding beta-ketoacyl-[acyl-carrier-protein] synthase family protein, which codes for MRAPENNRVVVVGTEVSTSLGHGLEKTWRRAVNGESGIRWLTRFDAGDYPAKAVGEIPDYDPLAYEFLSERDVYFWDAKFIPLTMALCHDVAKKTGLVIDASNAHRVGALIGSAINGNDSYEQNLEGIREGGALKVSPFCLPNICANMPAGKASILLGFTGPVMAPATACATANHCIAEAAEIIQRGDADVMFAGGAEMPLLPAILYGFGNMRALLMSEKGDRSLENPAAASRPYSGDRRGFVLAEGAGIVLLASLAYAERRGLPILAEVIGQHMNSDAYHYTNPKVETITACVRGAIEDAGVAVDEVGYINGHGTSTKVGDKTEIACLRTVFGDALRKIPISSNKSQFGHSLAASAALEAAMTVRGLVEGIILPTLNLRVDPDFADLDLVPETARRAPHDIAISTSFGFGGPNCCVVFKRFGA